The following proteins come from a genomic window of Flavobacteriaceae bacterium MAR_2010_188:
- a CDS encoding hypothetical protein (partial gene;~manually curated): LQRTPNSEWFKMKTTTERVSEERVYGILTFNLKGENFKLNIYEGKEMKTKEGFEDFLFLPFLDETNGEETYGGGRYIDARIPETDTMTIDFNKAYNPYCAYNEKYSCPIVPRVNYLPIKVEAGVKVFKKKIK, from the coding sequence TCTTCAGAGAACTCCAAATTCTGAGTGGTTTAAGATGAAGACCACGACCGAGAGAGTTTCCGAAGAACGAGTTTACGGCATACTAACTTTTAATTTAAAGGGAGAAAACTTCAAACTAAACATTTATGAAGGAAAGGAAATGAAAACTAAAGAAGGTTTTGAGGATTTTCTCTTCTTACCATTTTTAGATGAAACTAATGGAGAAGAGACCTACGGAGGCGGTCGTTATATTGATGCAAGAATTCCTGAAACGGACACAATGACAATCGATTTTAACAAGGCCTACAATCCGTATTGCGCTTACAACGAGAAATATTCTTGCCCAATCGTGCCGCGCGTAAATTATCTTCCAATAAAAGTTGAAGCAGGCGTAAAGGTTTTCAAAAAGAAAATTAAATAA
- a CDS encoding camphor resistance protein CrcB → MKNLVLVFFGGGFGSIVRYLVVRYLNDAPTGFPLGTFAVNILGSLIIGVILGLATKTDTLTQSQVIFLATGFCGGFTTFSAYSFENQMLIKNEAFGVFAFYSIGSFIIGFLAVFLGVFLAKII, encoded by the coding sequence ATGAAAAATCTTGTTTTAGTATTTTTTGGTGGAGGTTTCGGTAGTATTGTACGTTACCTCGTAGTGAGATATTTAAATGACGCGCCAACCGGATTTCCCTTAGGCACTTTCGCGGTAAATATCTTGGGAAGTTTAATCATTGGCGTTATTCTTGGGCTTGCTACAAAAACAGACACCTTAACCCAAAGTCAGGTTATTTTCTTGGCAACTGGTTTCTGTGGAGGGTTTACCACCTTTTCTGCCTACTCTTTCGAGAACCAAATGCTTATAAAAAATGAAGCCTTTGGCGTTTTTGCTTTTTATAGCATCGGCAGTTTTATCATCGGATTTCTCGCTGTCTTTTTGGGCGTATTTCTAGCTAAGATTATTTAA